Proteins encoded within one genomic window of Spirochaeta isovalerica:
- a CDS encoding 3-keto-5-aminohexanoate cleavage protein yields the protein MMKNKKIISCAICGAETTREHNPHLPLTPEELADAAYDAWKAGAAIIHLHVRDEEGKATQDPDTFRKTIKLIRERCDVIVEVTTGGAVGMTDEERLEVVSLDPEMASLDCGTMNFGDDYILNTLPVMKKFAVAMKERGIRPTLECFDLSHVYAARMLVDEGLVDAPYHFSFVLGVPGGVRYDVETLDFMVRRIPEGADWTIIGIGGKASLQAHYGALSLGGHLRVGFEDNVYYSKGVLADSNAQLVERAVRIIKEAGFEPATPEEVRKHFKLRGYES from the coding sequence ATGATGAAGAACAAAAAAATCATAAGCTGCGCCATTTGCGGCGCCGAAACAACCAGGGAACATAATCCCCATCTGCCTTTGACACCGGAAGAGCTGGCGGATGCCGCGTACGATGCCTGGAAAGCCGGAGCGGCCATCATACATCTTCATGTCCGCGACGAAGAGGGAAAAGCGACGCAGGATCCGGATACTTTCAGAAAAACCATAAAACTGATACGCGAGAGATGTGATGTCATCGTTGAGGTAACCACCGGCGGAGCCGTGGGCATGACGGATGAGGAACGGCTCGAAGTTGTCTCTCTCGATCCCGAAATGGCGTCGCTCGATTGCGGAACCATGAATTTCGGTGATGACTATATTCTGAACACATTGCCGGTTATGAAAAAATTCGCGGTAGCTATGAAGGAAAGAGGCATAAGGCCGACACTCGAATGTTTCGATCTCTCTCACGTTTATGCTGCCCGGATGCTTGTGGACGAGGGGCTTGTCGATGCTCCCTATCATTTCAGTTTTGTTCTCGGAGTTCCGGGAGGCGTACGGTATGATGTCGAAACTCTGGACTTCATGGTCCGCCGTATCCCCGAGGGAGCAGACTGGACTATCATCGGCATCGGCGGGAAAGCTTCTCTTCAAGCTCATTACGGGGCGCTTTCTCTAGGGGGGCATTTGAGAGTCGGTTTTGAAGACAATGTCTATTATTCCAAAGGCGTTCTGGCTGATAGCAATGCACAGCTGGTTGAAAGAGCGGTAAGAATTATAAAAGAAGCCGGATTTGAACCGGCCACACCGGAAGAAGTCAGAAAACATTTCAAATTACGAGGTTATGAATCATGA
- the citX gene encoding citrate lyase holo-[acyl-carrier protein] synthase — translation MRRKIQDEILDRFNGTCLSYTLNIPGSVKDSAAFRAAFRKGLDQLNIAVGNRILYAYIRFLRTGPEAFFSIELAPEELKKRTVEIEESHPCGRLFDMDVLAVRGNPVSREELGLPRRKCLICDNPAPLCARNRTHSLGELLERIDSITGNI, via the coding sequence ATGAGACGAAAGATACAGGATGAGATTCTTGACCGTTTTAACGGAACCTGTCTGTCTTATACTCTGAACATCCCCGGATCCGTTAAAGATTCCGCTGCGTTCAGAGCCGCTTTTCGCAAAGGCCTGGATCAGTTGAACATCGCTGTAGGCAACAGGATTCTGTACGCCTATATTCGCTTCTTGAGGACAGGGCCGGAAGCTTTCTTTTCAATTGAACTGGCGCCGGAAGAGTTAAAAAAGAGAACTGTTGAAATCGAAGAAAGTCATCCCTGCGGAAGACTCTTTGATATGGATGTGCTGGCAGTCCGGGGCAATCCGGTATCCCGGGAAGAGTTGGGACTGCCCCGGAGAAAATGCCTGATCTGTGATAATCCGGCTCCCCTATGCGCCCGGAACCGGACGCACAGTTTAGGGGAACTGCTGGAGAGAATAGATTCAATTACCGGAAATATCTGA
- a CDS encoding DUF554 domain-containing protein, with protein MIGTIVNSGAIIVGGTIGLLLKSRSPRKLTAIAFQGIGLFTISLGIMMAIKANNILFMIFSIILGGITGELLKIDQAMDRMGEKLKRIARSESSHFAEGMVTAFLLFCMGSMTVLGAIEEGLGGYPNLLYAKSVLDGIASIALASTLGVGVLFSIIPLIIFQGGLTLFAGSVQGYLTDNVIMEISATGGLLLLGLGISILEIKRIKTINMIPALLFAAAFALIFKG; from the coding sequence ATGATTGGAACCATAGTAAACAGCGGCGCCATTATAGTCGGAGGGACAATAGGGCTGCTGCTCAAATCACGCAGTCCACGCAAGCTGACAGCAATCGCCTTTCAGGGTATCGGGCTATTCACAATCTCTCTGGGGATCATGATGGCAATTAAAGCAAATAATATTCTCTTCATGATATTCAGCATCATTCTGGGAGGTATCACCGGCGAACTTTTGAAAATTGATCAGGCCATGGACAGAATGGGAGAAAAACTGAAAAGAATCGCCAGGTCGGAAAGCAGCCATTTCGCAGAGGGAATGGTCACTGCTTTTCTCCTTTTCTGCATGGGTTCCATGACAGTGCTCGGCGCAATAGAAGAGGGGTTGGGAGGATATCCGAACCTCCTGTATGCGAAGTCGGTTCTCGATGGAATCGCATCGATCGCGCTGGCCTCAACTCTTGGTGTCGGGGTATTGTTTTCAATAATTCCCCTCATAATTTTCCAGGGAGGTCTGACCCTTTTTGCCGGTTCTGTTCAGGGATATCTGACAGACAATGTTATTATGGAAATCAGTGCGACCGGAGGTCTTCTCCTGCTGGGATTGGGGATTTCCATTTTGGAGATTAAAAGAATAAAAACCATAAACATGATACCGGCGTTATTGTTTGCAGCGGCATTCGCTTTGATCTTCAAAGGATAA
- a CDS encoding tetratricopeptide repeat protein: MLKRVSFAVIVLLVFTAGLPARDLFIDYLDGEVDIKTGNNWDPLYIGDQISEDDVIKLYNDSYVELTQNDIKLTLEKAGVYEVSSLLDQVVKADKWGIKGASVAKLFRDDEVEARQSAVMGVRGDPQDEEEITWVDDDVEFLEEGRELYLRGDFEEAILVLDEGAEWYGSNYDEILFYKALSEYETGQYRKMRESIFEMDPYADAEYFGEYVLLKGNLLIESQNYIEAEELFDRYISDADKRDAEQNVYLLWAFCSLELDQEISARDKLQKAISINSRNEIGRKASEILQDL; this comes from the coding sequence ATGTTAAAAAGAGTTTCATTCGCAGTCATCGTTCTTTTGGTTTTTACGGCGGGTTTGCCGGCAAGGGATCTTTTCATAGATTACCTGGACGGGGAAGTTGACATAAAAACGGGAAATAACTGGGATCCCCTATATATCGGGGACCAGATTTCGGAAGATGATGTCATCAAGCTTTATAATGACAGCTATGTCGAATTAACTCAGAACGATATTAAGCTTACTCTGGAAAAAGCCGGTGTTTATGAAGTTTCCTCTCTGCTGGATCAGGTTGTTAAAGCGGACAAATGGGGCATAAAAGGTGCTTCGGTTGCTAAATTGTTCCGCGATGATGAAGTTGAAGCGAGACAATCGGCTGTAATGGGGGTCCGGGGTGATCCTCAGGATGAAGAAGAAATTACCTGGGTCGATGATGATGTCGAGTTTCTCGAAGAAGGCAGAGAGCTTTATTTGAGAGGGGACTTCGAAGAAGCGATTCTGGTCCTGGACGAAGGAGCGGAATGGTATGGTTCCAACTATGATGAGATCCTGTTCTATAAAGCTCTTTCTGAATACGAAACCGGACAGTACCGGAAGATGAGAGAATCGATTTTCGAGATGGATCCTTATGCAGATGCTGAATATTTCGGCGAGTATGTTTTATTGAAAGGGAATCTACTGATAGAAAGTCAGAATTATATAGAAGCGGAGGAACTCTTTGACAGGTACATAAGCGACGCTGACAAGAGAGACGCTGAACAGAATGTGTACCTGTTATGGGCCTTCTGTTCTTTAGAGCTGGATCAGGAAATATCGGCCAGAGACAAACTGCAGAAAGCCATCAGCATCAATTCTCGCAATGAGATAGGGAGAAAAGCCTCGGAGATACTCCAGGACCTTTGA
- a CDS encoding RNHCP domain-containing protein, with protein MSRQKKNIINYNETFICGNCGRTVSPQESGGEHRNHCPYCLWSRHMDLKPGDRRSGCRSLMEPIALWVRRDGEWAIVHRCSRCGFIRTNRIAGDDSEILLFSMAARAMTMLPFPVEKTLTNIHSICVEAN; from the coding sequence ATGTCCAGACAGAAAAAGAATATAATAAATTACAACGAAACATTTATCTGCGGAAATTGCGGCAGAACCGTTTCGCCCCAGGAAAGCGGAGGCGAACACCGCAACCATTGTCCCTATTGTCTCTGGAGCCGGCATATGGATTTAAAACCCGGAGACAGGCGTTCAGGCTGCCGTTCACTGATGGAACCTATAGCGCTCTGGGTCCGCAGAGATGGTGAATGGGCTATCGTCCACCGATGCTCCAGATGCGGATTTATCCGAACGAACAGGATCGCCGGGGATGACAGCGAGATCCTGCTTTTCTCTATGGCGGCGAGGGCAATGACAATGCTCCCCTTTCCCGTGGAGAAAACTTTGACGAACATACATTCCATATGCGTGGAGGCTAACTGA
- a CDS encoding RNA recognition motif domain-containing protein, with product MGIGLFIGNLNYETENETLKKHLEKYGEVTACEIITDKFTFRSKGFAKVETPDESEAERIIAGAEGIILDGRPLRIERFRDS from the coding sequence ATGGGAATCGGTCTATTTATTGGTAATCTGAATTATGAAACTGAAAACGAAACACTTAAAAAACACCTTGAGAAGTACGGTGAAGTAACGGCCTGTGAGATTATTACAGATAAATTCACATTCAGGTCGAAGGGGTTCGCCAAAGTCGAAACTCCCGATGAAAGCGAAGCGGAAAGGATCATTGCGGGAGCTGAAGGAATTATACTGGACGGCAGGCCGTTGAGAATTGAAAGATTCAGGGATTCCTGA
- a CDS encoding transglutaminase domain-containing protein codes for MCFLHSQSNEGINFNEKYKYPFGLSVLYQTYFPIARDTYSSGGEYAFNDFSLTAKLPLPKLPVIQPMLQIGTILVSASEEVDEKRNHTQIYANAGAFYAHKLSKMIELGADLGAGVSYGYFPDLDPDGDPRSTWIFNAQAGVSLSLNLSYNFVLDLNPRFKYTRTFKDISYSGDLDTLLNGFSFTIGVAASYRFGEDPDSPEAEIRSIRFDNVEINPLFASMQSFYVNHPIGSVSLSNIEDYDIENLTVTFMQSGYMDNPTVSAELPYLEQGDSAEFDLFATFNDQVFLTEGVKPLTGEVSVRYTSRGREIVQTVPVSYDLHDKEAITWDDDNKVGAFITPKDSALRNYTSFLRQTTRDLVNPGLSETLQIAMQVFYGLTEIGILYQRDPTSPFDAAQENAEIVDSVSLPRNTLKRATGDCDDLTVLFCSLLETAGIETAFITTPAHIYAAFNTKVPSRDFKQLHPAKEMTLNIDGDLWVPVEITMIGQTGFLKAWRTGIEEFSRYENQEDSRGIFKTRDAQLVYRPVGLRETDLGLQYGDRTKIGHDFKDEIDNLVEMILEDFTREAAESGNKGSYNKLGLIGAQFGKYDLAESAFNTALSLDRNYLPPKINLGNVFYMREEYQNALRILHSAEEDYIKKGRTSSDSYAKVLLNISRSYYELENYDKAALYSQKMAEVAPELGDRYAYLGGSGGTRAADIGAALDILFVEEE; via the coding sequence GTGTGTTTTTTACACTCTCAATCTAATGAAGGGATAAATTTCAATGAAAAATACAAGTATCCCTTCGGTCTTTCTGTATTATATCAAACCTATTTCCCCATAGCTCGTGACACCTATTCATCCGGGGGCGAATACGCCTTTAACGACTTTTCCCTTACAGCAAAACTGCCTTTGCCCAAGCTGCCGGTTATCCAGCCGATGTTACAGATAGGAACTATCCTTGTTTCCGCTTCAGAAGAAGTAGATGAAAAGAGAAACCATACCCAGATATATGCCAATGCCGGAGCTTTCTACGCTCATAAGTTATCAAAGATGATTGAGTTGGGAGCGGATCTGGGAGCCGGTGTTTCCTACGGTTACTTTCCCGATCTCGATCCCGATGGAGATCCGAGAAGCACCTGGATCTTCAATGCCCAGGCGGGAGTTTCATTAAGCCTCAATCTCAGTTATAATTTCGTACTCGATCTCAATCCCAGATTTAAATACACACGGACGTTTAAGGATATATCCTATTCCGGCGATCTCGACACTCTGTTAAACGGTTTTTCTTTCACAATCGGCGTGGCCGCTTCCTATCGCTTCGGAGAAGATCCAGACTCGCCTGAAGCGGAAATACGCAGCATAAGATTTGATAATGTGGAAATAAATCCTTTATTCGCTTCCATGCAGAGCTTTTATGTTAATCATCCCATAGGATCGGTCAGCCTATCCAATATTGAAGACTACGATATCGAGAATCTTACCGTTACATTTATGCAATCGGGCTATATGGATAATCCCACTGTTTCAGCGGAGCTTCCTTATCTGGAACAAGGAGATTCGGCGGAGTTTGATCTTTTTGCCACTTTCAATGATCAGGTTTTTCTTACGGAAGGAGTCAAACCTCTCACCGGCGAAGTTTCCGTCCGATACACTTCCAGGGGAAGGGAAATCGTTCAGACTGTACCGGTATCCTATGATCTGCACGACAAGGAAGCCATTACCTGGGATGATGATAATAAAGTCGGCGCTTTTATCACGCCGAAAGATTCCGCTTTGAGAAACTACACGAGTTTTCTTCGGCAGACCACTCGGGATCTGGTCAACCCCGGTTTAAGCGAGACTCTGCAGATAGCTATGCAGGTCTTCTACGGATTGACGGAAATCGGAATCCTCTACCAGAGAGATCCCACATCACCTTTTGACGCCGCTCAGGAAAATGCCGAAATCGTAGATTCGGTCAGCCTGCCCAGGAATACTCTTAAAAGGGCCACTGGAGACTGTGATGACCTGACGGTTCTTTTCTGCAGCCTTCTCGAAACAGCCGGTATTGAAACGGCCTTCATTACCACGCCTGCACATATTTATGCCGCATTCAATACAAAGGTGCCTTCGCGGGATTTTAAGCAGTTACATCCGGCAAAAGAGATGACCCTTAATATCGACGGCGACTTATGGGTCCCCGTAGAGATTACCATGATCGGACAGACCGGTTTTTTAAAAGCCTGGAGAACAGGAATAGAGGAGTTCTCCCGCTATGAGAATCAGGAGGATTCGAGAGGTATTTTCAAGACCCGAGATGCGCAGCTTGTTTATCGGCCTGTCGGACTGAGGGAGACCGATCTGGGACTTCAATACGGTGACAGAACCAAAATCGGTCATGACTTTAAAGATGAAATTGATAATCTGGTAGAGATGATCCTGGAAGATTTTACAAGGGAAGCTGCTGAGAGCGGAAACAAGGGAAGCTATAACAAGCTGGGGCTGATCGGCGCTCAGTTCGGAAAATACGACCTGGCCGAATCAGCGTTCAATACGGCACTCTCTCTCGACAGAAACTATCTGCCTCCGAAAATCAACCTGGGCAATGTTTTTTATATGCGAGAAGAGTATCAGAACGCTTTGAGGATTCTTCACAGCGCCGAAGAGGATTATATCAAAAAGGGGAGAACCTCTTCCGATTCCTACGCCAAAGTTCTGCTCAACATCTCACGGTCTTATTACGAATTGGAGAATTACGACAAAGCCGCGCTTTACTCTCAAAAGATGGCGGAAGTGGCTCCTGAACTGGGAGACCGCTATGCCTATCTGGGCGGATCCGGAGGAACCCGTGCCGCCGATATAGGCGCTGCTCTCGATATACTTTTTGTTGAGGAGGAGTGA
- the rsgA gene encoding ribosome small subunit-dependent GTPase A, which produces MSLEKWGWDSTFRNHYEPYREQGLIPGRVIGESRHIYEIATSEDRLSCRVSGHYMYTAANRSEYPTIGDWVLLRFSEGGAVIEKLLPRKSTFSRKRAGVETEEQVIAANADYIFLVFGLDGGRNFSRGALERFLTRSWDSGATPVIILNKVDLCEDRESFYIEAESVSSGASVYMTSAVTGEGLESLDAYLKEGKTVAFTGFSGVGKSALINSLAGKEIMKTGTQRENDLRGRHTTTTKSLIQLESGAILIDSPGIKELQLWGTEESLDNAFSDIAEISEQCRFSDCTHSGEPGCAVQEALSTGELDHSRFENYLDLQRELRFLERKQDARQALEEKAKWKKIAKLQKSLNHIRKSSH; this is translated from the coding sequence ATGTCACTAGAAAAATGGGGATGGGATTCTACTTTCCGGAACCACTATGAACCATACAGAGAACAGGGACTCATACCCGGCCGCGTCATTGGCGAATCGCGTCATATCTATGAAATAGCGACCTCCGAAGACAGGCTTTCCTGCCGGGTATCGGGTCATTATATGTATACGGCAGCAAACAGATCCGAATACCCGACCATTGGAGATTGGGTCCTGCTCAGGTTTTCCGAAGGAGGCGCCGTAATAGAAAAGCTTCTGCCCCGCAAAAGCACCTTTTCCCGAAAACGGGCCGGCGTGGAAACAGAAGAACAGGTAATCGCAGCCAATGCCGACTATATCTTTCTGGTCTTCGGATTGGACGGCGGTAGAAATTTCTCCCGCGGAGCGCTGGAGCGCTTTCTGACCAGATCCTGGGACAGCGGGGCTACGCCTGTTATCATTCTCAACAAAGTGGATCTTTGCGAGGACAGGGAGAGCTTTTACATTGAGGCTGAAAGCGTTTCTTCCGGAGCATCGGTCTATATGACGAGCGCTGTCACCGGCGAAGGTCTCGAATCTCTCGATGCATACCTGAAAGAAGGGAAGACCGTAGCATTTACCGGTTTTTCCGGCGTAGGCAAATCGGCTTTGATAAACAGCCTGGCAGGTAAGGAGATAATGAAAACCGGAACCCAGCGTGAAAACGACTTGCGAGGCAGACATACGACGACGACCAAATCGCTGATACAACTGGAAAGCGGTGCTATTCTGATCGATTCACCGGGTATAAAAGAGCTTCAGCTGTGGGGAACGGAAGAGTCGCTTGACAATGCCTTCTCCGATATAGCTGAAATTTCCGAACAATGCCGTTTCAGTGACTGCACCCACAGCGGAGAACCGGGCTGTGCCGTTCAGGAAGCTCTCTCGACGGGGGAGCTGGATCACAGCCGTTTTGAGAATTATCTGGATCTGCAGCGGGAACTCCGGTTTCTCGAAAGAAAACAGGATGCCAGACAGGCGCTCGAAGAAAAAGCGAAATGGAAAAAAATCGCCAAACTACAGAAATCGCTCAATCACATCCGTAAATCATCCCATTAA
- the mnmA gene encoding tRNA 2-thiouridine(34) synthase MnmA, translating into MKIAVGLSGGVDSSVAAYLLKKQGHDIIGVRMNLFPEGQNTDEDDAQKVADYLGIPFHTISLEKEYREKVIGYMKSEYLSGRTPNPCIICNRYIKFGLFLHKVFEAGLDFDMFATGHYAMLSKDESTGRYCLRKGLHSDKDQAYFLSILTQEQLSKILFPLGEMEKSDVKKIADQAGLFTAGKKESQDLCSGDYRKYISPDESGPGNFVDRDGRILGRHKGIENYTIGQRRGLGLSSPGEPYYVVGLDGDSGNVIIGYNSDLLSSSMTVGEINWGALEKPDLPLKVQAKIRYRDEGVEAVIREKTGEDRYLVEFSKERRAVTPGQLAVFYDKDLVLGAAFIEASDISGN; encoded by the coding sequence TTGAAAATAGCAGTGGGATTAAGCGGCGGAGTAGATTCCTCAGTTGCGGCCTATCTGTTGAAAAAGCAGGGCCACGATATTATCGGCGTGAGAATGAATCTCTTTCCGGAAGGTCAGAACACCGATGAAGATGATGCGCAGAAAGTCGCTGATTATCTGGGAATCCCCTTTCATACTATTTCTCTTGAAAAAGAGTACCGCGAAAAAGTTATCGGATATATGAAGAGTGAATATCTCTCGGGGCGAACTCCCAATCCCTGTATCATATGCAACAGGTATATCAAATTCGGGCTTTTTCTTCATAAGGTTTTTGAAGCCGGACTTGATTTCGATATGTTTGCCACAGGTCATTATGCCATGCTGTCAAAAGATGAATCCACAGGCCGGTATTGCCTGCGGAAAGGATTGCACAGTGACAAGGACCAGGCTTATTTCCTTTCCATACTGACTCAGGAGCAATTATCGAAAATCCTGTTTCCCCTGGGGGAAATGGAGAAAAGCGATGTAAAGAAGATTGCCGATCAGGCGGGATTGTTCACGGCAGGGAAAAAAGAGAGTCAGGATCTCTGCTCCGGAGACTACAGGAAATATATTTCACCGGATGAGAGCGGTCCGGGTAACTTTGTGGACAGGGACGGCAGAATCCTCGGCAGACACAAAGGCATTGAAAACTATACAATCGGGCAGAGAAGAGGACTGGGACTGAGTTCTCCAGGCGAGCCATATTATGTCGTCGGACTCGACGGTGACTCGGGAAACGTCATTATAGGGTACAACAGCGATCTTCTCAGCTCATCCATGACAGTCGGTGAAATAAACTGGGGCGCTTTGGAAAAACCCGATTTGCCGCTTAAAGTACAGGCAAAAATACGATATCGCGACGAAGGAGTCGAGGCGGTTATCAGGGAAAAAACCGGGGAAGACAGGTATCTGGTTGAATTCAGCAAAGAACGCCGGGCTGTCACCCCCGGACAACTGGCCGTATTCTATGACAAAGATCTTGTTCTGGGCGCCGCTTTCATAGAAGCCTCAGATATTTCCGGTAATTGA
- a CDS encoding aspartate aminotransferase family protein yields the protein MDKIEKLKLDKTNELFAEAKSLIPGGVLGIRRPYNFVEGEFPVFFDEGKGSHVKDVDGNEYIDYLCAYGPIIIGYREEEIDQAVINQIQDKGFCFSLTQKYQNELARKINELVPCAEMSLFVTTGSDATSTAIRLARSYTGKTKILRCGYHGWHDWCVEVKGGVPEKLYEDVQGFPYNDLESLELMLKGNGDDTAAVIITPLGHPLADDISEPEPGYLEGVKELARKYGAVLIFDEIRTGFRVSLGGAQKYYGVTPDLAVFGKAMANGYPIGCVTGKAEIMKEGEKNVFISSTFFPNSLSYVAALKTIEVMERDNILGQIWEKGEWFISRVRELCDKYGTGAQISGIPPMMFITFKKDPDKIYKEKRTDFYTQLIRRGIFLQPYHHGYICARHSQEDLEKTIQAIEEAMQYLVEKYGK from the coding sequence ATGGATAAGATTGAGAAATTGAAACTTGATAAAACAAATGAATTATTTGCTGAAGCCAAGAGCCTTATACCCGGTGGTGTTCTGGGGATCAGACGTCCCTATAACTTCGTCGAAGGGGAGTTTCCCGTTTTCTTCGATGAAGGGAAAGGCAGTCATGTAAAAGATGTGGACGGCAATGAATATATAGACTACCTATGCGCTTACGGACCGATTATCATCGGTTACCGGGAAGAGGAAATAGATCAGGCCGTCATCAACCAGATTCAGGATAAAGGATTCTGCTTTTCTCTTACTCAGAAATATCAGAACGAACTGGCACGGAAAATCAACGAACTGGTTCCCTGTGCGGAAATGAGCCTTTTTGTCACAACTGGTTCCGATGCCACTTCTACTGCCATACGGTTGGCCCGTTCCTATACCGGTAAAACAAAAATCCTCCGTTGCGGCTATCACGGCTGGCACGATTGGTGCGTTGAAGTAAAGGGCGGCGTTCCGGAAAAGCTTTATGAGGATGTGCAGGGGTTTCCATACAACGACCTGGAATCTCTGGAACTGATGTTGAAAGGCAACGGAGATGATACGGCAGCTGTCATCATCACTCCTCTGGGACATCCCCTGGCTGATGATATCTCCGAACCGGAACCGGGATACCTTGAAGGTGTAAAGGAACTGGCCCGTAAATACGGCGCGGTCCTGATTTTCGATGAAATCCGCACGGGTTTCCGCGTTTCTCTCGGCGGGGCTCAGAAATATTACGGCGTAACGCCTGATCTGGCCGTGTTCGGAAAAGCCATGGCCAATGGCTATCCCATCGGTTGTGTGACCGGAAAAGCGGAAATTATGAAAGAAGGGGAGAAAAATGTTTTTATATCTTCCACATTCTTTCCCAACAGCCTCAGCTATGTGGCGGCTTTGAAGACCATCGAGGTTATGGAACGCGATAACATTCTCGGACAGATCTGGGAAAAAGGCGAATGGTTTATCAGCCGGGTGAGAGAGTTATGTGATAAATACGGAACGGGTGCCCAGATCTCCGGTATACCACCTATGATGTTCATTACCTTTAAAAAGGATCCCGATAAAATCTATAAAGAGAAGCGCACCGATTTTTACACACAGCTCATTCGCCGCGGGATTTTTCTCCAGCCCTATCATCACGGATATATCTGTGCCCGCCACAGTCAGGAAGACCTTGAGAAAACGATTCAGGCCATAGAGGAAGCCATGCAGTATCTTGTGGAGAAATACGGCAAATGA
- a CDS encoding HAD family hydrolase: protein MGLKAVIFDFDGTLTKAGAINFSKIRKLTGCPADRYLLDYLEMLPEEKKRKAEEILDCHEYSAACQSREEDYAHELISFLNRLKIPVFILSWNSRKAIIRALENFRLTKAEHFLEIISRDDPFPVKPDPQAILHIAEKLNIDCSEILIVGDYIHDIEAGRNAGCKTAYKKTGRENDHRIQSDFLINKLDELLPVIFDLTKNR from the coding sequence TTGGGATTAAAAGCGGTTATCTTTGATTTTGACGGCACATTGACGAAAGCGGGAGCAATAAATTTTTCTAAAATACGGAAATTGACCGGATGTCCTGCCGACCGGTACCTGCTCGACTATTTAGAAATGCTTCCGGAGGAAAAAAAGAGAAAGGCCGAAGAAATCCTCGACTGCCATGAATACAGTGCAGCCTGCCAGTCCAGGGAGGAAGATTATGCTCATGAGCTGATTTCATTCCTGAACCGTCTGAAAATACCCGTGTTTATCCTCTCCTGGAACAGCAGAAAAGCCATAATAAGAGCTCTTGAAAATTTCAGATTAACGAAAGCAGAGCATTTTCTGGAAATCATTTCCCGTGACGACCCCTTTCCCGTTAAGCCCGATCCTCAAGCCATACTCCACATAGCAGAAAAGCTCAATATCGATTGCAGTGAGATTCTGATTGTCGGAGACTATATTCATGATATTGAAGCAGGCAGAAATGCCGGTTGCAAAACAGCCTACAAAAAAACCGGAAGAGAAAATGACCACAGAATCCAATCAGATTTTTTGATAAACAAGCTTGATGAACTCTTACCTGTTATATTCGACCTCACAAAGAACAGATAA